A genomic region of Zea mays cultivar B73 chromosome 6, Zm-B73-REFERENCE-NAM-5.0, whole genome shotgun sequence contains the following coding sequences:
- the LOC100282018 gene encoding Protein cornichon homolog 1: MSVELILWLFSFVSVMVLIGLTAYQLICLSDLEYDYINPYDSSSRINAVVLIEYSLQGALCASFLLTLHWFPFLVMTPVTYYHVKLYLARKHLVDVTEIFRQLSDEKKYRMIKLAFYFCLFIITIYRLVMTAVMLFIDEDINLAETRSI; this comes from the exons ATGTCTGTGGAGCTCATCCTGTGGCTTTTCTCCTTCGTCTCCGTCATGGTCCTCATCGGCCTCACCGCATACCAG CTTATCTGTCTGTCAGATTTGGAGTATGATTATATCAACCCATATGATTCATCGTCTCGCATCAACGCTGTGGTGCTGATAGAATACTCACTCCAAGGGGCCCTGTGTGCTTCTTTCCTCTTGACATTGCATTGGTTCCCGTTTCTAGTCATGACACCAGTAACATACTACCATGTCAAACT GTATTTGGCTCGGAAACATCTTGTAGATGTCACTGAAATTTTTAGACAATTAAGTGACGAGAAGAAGTACAGGATGATCAAGCTTGCCTTCTACTTCTGCCTATTTATTATAACTATTTACAG GCTTGTAATGACAGCTGTGATGTTGTTTATTGATGAGGACATAAATTTGGCAGAAACTAGGAGTATCTAG